One segment of Salvia splendens isolate huo1 chromosome 20, SspV2, whole genome shotgun sequence DNA contains the following:
- the LOC121782115 gene encoding uncharacterized protein LOC121782115 isoform X1 yields MVSMRNMKCFEWLFICSLITLLSGLPYSYGNVLRTFGTMNDKVLRVGEELFKETLPIRNGARLYHLQGLKPQTWYEVKMSYPASMPASFSLQIKSGTPDLGLNQGRKLLNTGKIIFKTDGITSLVEQGDMSVLVNVEPEGVVAIPGKQEMEHIMFNIVCDELLLGIPHKAWYVAVFVLIGLVLAFVVPWYLPAFLLPKNGRQPLLDHTVTKAS; encoded by the exons ATG GTATCCATGAGAAACATGAAATGCTTTGAGTGGTTATTCATATGCTCTCTGATCACACTACTTAGTGGTCTACCATACAGTTATGGAAATGT TCTCCGAACATTTGGCACGATGAACGATAAAGTTTTGCGTGTTGGCGAGGAGCTTTTCAAGGAAACCTTGCCGATTCGAAATGGTGCTCGCCTCTACCACTTGCAGGGATTAAAACCCCAGACGTGGTATGAAGTGAAGATGTCATATCCTGCTTCT ATGCCCGCCAGTTTTTCTTTGCAAATAAAAAGCGGTACCCCGGATTTGGGTCTGAATCAAGGAAGAAAATTGCTCAATACTGGAAAGATAATTTTCAAAACAGACGGAATCACCTCACTGGTTGAACAG GGCGACATGTCTGTTCTTGTGAATGTGGAACCTGAAGGTGTTGTTGCGATACCAGGGAAGCAGGAAATGGAACATATCATGTTTAATATAG TGTGTGACGAACTGTTGCTGGGTATTCCCCACAAGGCTTGGTATGTCGCAGTTTTCGTATTGATTGGTTTAGTGTTGGCTTTTGTGGTTCCTTGGTATCTACCCGCCTTCTTGCTGCCAAAAAATGGTAGACAGCCATTGCTTGATCATACTGTTACCAAGGCTTCATGA
- the LOC121782123 gene encoding histidine-containing phosphotransfer protein 4-like isoform X2 produces MERQAAYLRNALFDQGYLDEQFLQLEDLQDETNPHFVEEVVKLFYTDSVRLIQSIELTLKNTPRDFEKLDKIMHQFKGSSTSIGAKKVKKECTQFQEYCNVGNVEGCIREFQEVKQEHAALKRKLEHYFQLAREAR; encoded by the exons ATGGAACGCCAAGCTGCCTATTTGAGGAATGCTTTATTTGATCAG GGATATCTTGATGAACAGTTCCTTCAACTGGAAGATTTGCAAGATGAAACCAACCCTCACTTTGTTGAAGAAGTGGTCAAGCTATTCTACACTGACTCGGTCCGACTAATACAAAGCATTGAACTGACACT AAAAAACACCCCTCGGGACTTCGAGAAACTGGATAAGATCATGCATCAGTTCAAGGGTAGCAGCACTAG CATTGGCGCCAAAAAGGTCAAGAAGGAATGCACACAATTTCAAGAATACTGCAATGTTGGCAACGTGGAAGG GTGCATTAGGGAATTCCAAGAGGTAAAACAAGAGCATGCAGCCCTCAAGAGGAAGCTTGAGCATTATTTTCAG CTTGCAAGAGAAGCTCGTTAA
- the LOC121782124 gene encoding early nodulin-93-like, whose protein sequence is MGIPSELRDLYASRKTSLLIQSPQEDAKMLRSKMCTQEGVRAGTKAAAIACVASAVPTLIVCRKVPWAKANINHTGQALIVSAASIAAYFITADKTILECARRNTHYKPS, encoded by the exons ATGGGGATTCCGTCAGAGTTGAGGGACCTGTATGCAAGCCGCAAGACTTCTCTGCTGATCCAATCACCTCAGGAAGATGCCAAGATGCTTCGCTCAAAGATGTGCACCCAAG AAGGTGTGCGTGCTGGAACTAAGGCTGCTGCAATTGCCTGTGTCGCCAGCGCTGTGCCCACT TTGATAGTTTGTCGAAAGGTTCCTTGGGCGAAGGCGAATATCAACCATACTGGACAGGCACTCATTGTATCTGCTG CATCGATAGCTGCATATTTCATTACGGCAGACAAGACTATCTTGGAATGCGCAAGGAGAAATACACACTACAAACCATCATAA
- the LOC121782088 gene encoding pentatricopeptide repeat-containing protein At2g34400-like — MIFRTRVSCNFLAPNRSSKRPEKALINHLLLLLKQSKSTRLVQQIHTQILIHSIPMPMPNYLLSKIIELKHFAYSTLLFPQTPPNSYAFNVMIRGLATSWEKFDSALDLFARMKNLGVRPDNFTYPFVSMSCGSLEALGVGKSVHCEVWKCGLLVDFHVANSLITMYARCREVGFARRVFDEMAERDLVSWNSIISGYSRLGCAGEAVEVFGEMREQGVEPDEMTLVSVLAACGDLGDLGLGGLVEEHVVRKGMELNSYIGSALINMYGKCGELTSARRVFDGMKKKEIVIWNSMITGYAQNGQSDETLSLFNAMKETGPEPNEITLIAVLSACASIGALDLGIWIDKYASERGFHHNIYVGTALVDMYAKCGNLEYASRVFEDMPVRNEVSWNTMISAHAFNGRAEDALTLFQRMLEEKGLCPDDITFIGVLSACVHAGLVDEGRRLFDLMSSFFKLTPKVEHYSCMVDLLSRAGRVYEAWDFIQKMPQKPDEILLGALLVACQKLKNVDIGERVSQLLLEMEPSNSGNYIISSKIYADVRRWEDCARMRTLMKQKGVTKTPGCSWIETDGHLREFHAGDFLIEDAEDIHRALDMLYDDMAMDNGVDIDLSLDVHLHFPNQLAVELPSPILSPM; from the exons ATGATTTTTCGAACTAGAGTCTCCTGCAATTTCTTGGCGCCAAACAGAAGCTCGAAGCGACCAGAAAAAGCACTGATCAATCACCTCTTGCTTCTCTTGAAGCAGAGCAAATCGACCAGATTAGTGCAGCAAATCCACACGCAAATCCTGATTCACTCAATTCCGATGCCTATGCCCAATTACTTGCTCTCCAAAATCATCGAGCTCAAACACTTTGCCTACTCCACCCTCCTCTTCCCCCAAACCCCACCCAACAGCTACGCTTTCAATGTCATGATCAGGGGTCTCGCCACGTCATGGGAGAAATTCGATTCCGCGCTGGATTTGTTCGCCAGAATGAAGAATCTAGGCGTGAGGCCAGACAATTTCACGTACCCTTTCGTTTCTATGTCGTGCGGGAGCCTGGAGGCGTTGGGGGTTGGGAAATCGGTTCATTGTGAGGTTTGGAAATGCGGTCTGCTGGTGGATTTTCACGTGGCGAATTCGCTGATCACGATGTATGCGAGGTGTAGAGAGGTGGGGTTTGCGAGGAGGGTGTTTGATGAAATGGCTGAGAGGGATTTGGTGTCGTGGAACTCGATAATATCGGGGTATTCGAGGCTGGGCTGTGCTGGAGAGGCGGTGGAGGTGTTTGGGGAGATGCGGGAGCAGGGAGTGGAGCCGGATGAGATGACGCTTGTTAGCGTGCTTGCTGCGTGTGGAGATTTGGGGGATTTGGGATTGGGGGGGTTGGTGGAGGAGCATGTGGTGAGGAAAGGGATGGAGCTGAATTCTTACATTGGGTCTGCTTTGATTAATATGTATGGGAAGTGTGGGGAATTGACGTCTGCGAGAAGGGTTTTTGATGgcatgaagaagaaagaaatagtCATTTGGAACTCCATGATTACTGG ATATGCACAGAATGGACAGTCAGATGAAACTCTCTCACTGTTTAATGCCATGAAGGAAACTGGGCCAGAGCCTAATGAGATTACACTGATAGCAGTTCTCTCTGCTTGTGCTTCAATTGGTGCTCTTGATTTGGGGATCTGGATTGATAAATATGCTTCCGAGAGAGGATTTCATCATAATATTTATGTTGGAACAGCTCTGGTTGACATGTACGCGAAATGTGGTAATCTGGAATATGCATCAAGGGTTTTTGAAGACATGCCTGTGAGAAACGAGGTTTCTTGGAACACGATGATATCTGCACATGCATTTAATGGGAGAGCGGAGGATGCACTCACCCTGTTTCAGCGCATGTTAGAGGAAAAAGGCTTATGCCCAGACGACATCACGTTTATAGGGGTGCTTTCTGCTTGTGTTCATGCTGGTTTGGTGGATGAAGGGCGTCGATTATTTGATTTGATGAGCTCCTTCTTCAAGCTGACTCCGAAAGTTGAGCACTATTCTTGTATGGTTGATCTTCTTTCTCGTGCTGGACGGGTGTATGAAGCTTGGGACTTCATTCAGAAGATGCCTCAAAAACCCGATGAGATTCTATTGGGGGCGTTGCTCGTTGCCTGCCAGAAACTGAAGAACGTCGATATTGGGGAGAGGGTTAGTCAGCTTCTCCTGGAAATGGAGCCCTCAAACTCTGGAAACTATATAATCTCATCTAAAATTTATGCTGATGTGAGGAGGTGGGAGGATTGTGCTAGGATGAGAACACTAATGAAACAGAAGGGTGTTACTAAAACTCCAGGATGTAGTTGGATTGAGACGGACGGCCACCTTCGTGAGTTCCACGCTGGAGACTTTTTAATTGAAGATGCAGAAGATATTCACCGGGCTCTTGACATGCTATATGATGATATGGCAATGGATAATGGCGTGGATATAGATTTGTCTCTTG ATGTCCACCTACATTTCCCAAACCAACTTGCTGTCGAGCTTCCATCACCTATTCTATCTCCAATGTAG
- the LOC121782115 gene encoding uncharacterized protein LOC121782115 isoform X2 has product MRNMKCFEWLFICSLITLLSGLPYSYGNVLRTFGTMNDKVLRVGEELFKETLPIRNGARLYHLQGLKPQTWYEVKMSYPASMPASFSLQIKSGTPDLGLNQGRKLLNTGKIIFKTDGITSLVEQGDMSVLVNVEPEGVVAIPGKQEMEHIMFNIVCDELLLGIPHKAWYVAVFVLIGLVLAFVVPWYLPAFLLPKNGRQPLLDHTVTKAS; this is encoded by the exons ATGAGAAACATGAAATGCTTTGAGTGGTTATTCATATGCTCTCTGATCACACTACTTAGTGGTCTACCATACAGTTATGGAAATGT TCTCCGAACATTTGGCACGATGAACGATAAAGTTTTGCGTGTTGGCGAGGAGCTTTTCAAGGAAACCTTGCCGATTCGAAATGGTGCTCGCCTCTACCACTTGCAGGGATTAAAACCCCAGACGTGGTATGAAGTGAAGATGTCATATCCTGCTTCT ATGCCCGCCAGTTTTTCTTTGCAAATAAAAAGCGGTACCCCGGATTTGGGTCTGAATCAAGGAAGAAAATTGCTCAATACTGGAAAGATAATTTTCAAAACAGACGGAATCACCTCACTGGTTGAACAG GGCGACATGTCTGTTCTTGTGAATGTGGAACCTGAAGGTGTTGTTGCGATACCAGGGAAGCAGGAAATGGAACATATCATGTTTAATATAG TGTGTGACGAACTGTTGCTGGGTATTCCCCACAAGGCTTGGTATGTCGCAGTTTTCGTATTGATTGGTTTAGTGTTGGCTTTTGTGGTTCCTTGGTATCTACCCGCCTTCTTGCTGCCAAAAAATGGTAGACAGCCATTGCTTGATCATACTGTTACCAAGGCTTCATGA
- the LOC121782093 gene encoding ATP-dependent 6-phosphofructokinase 6-like: MANQSNFQMKVTEGKLGYVLQDVPHLTDYIPNLPTYPNPLRSNPAYSVAKQYFVDMDDSVPQKIVVHKDSPRGVHFRRAGPRQKVYFTPEEVNACIVTCGGLCPGLNTVIREIVHSLDYMYGATKVLGIDGGYRGFYSKNTKPLSPKIVNDIHKRGGTILGTSRGGHDTTKIVDSIQDRGINQVYIIGGDGTQKGAAVIYEEIRKRGLKVIVAGIPKTIDNDISVIDKSFGFDTAVEEAQRAINAAHVEAESAENGIGVVKLMGRYSGFIAMYATLASRDVDCCLIPESPFYLEGQGGLFEYITKRLKENGHMVIVVAEGAGMDLLSAKNEQDASGNKLLQDIGLWLSQRIKEHFSKQQKLPITLKYIDPTYMIRAIPSNASDNVYCTLLAQSAVHGAMSGFTGFTSGLVNGRHTYIPFNRITEQQNKVVITDRMWARLLSSTNQPSFLGRKQLDEAKKEQESQSQLMDDAAIIADAKTGNRIKK; encoded by the exons ATGGCGAATCAGAGCAATTTCCAGATGAAGGTGACGGAAGGAAAGCTCGGCTACGTTCTACAGGATGTGCCTCATCTCACCGATTACATTCCTAATCTCCCT ACTTATCCCAATCCGCTACGCTCCAATCCTGCTTACTCTGTTGCTAA GCAGTATTTCGTCGACATGGATGATAGTGTACCTCAAAAG ATTGTTGTTCACAAGGATTCTCCAAGAGGGGTGCATTTCCGGCGAGCTGGACCACGTCAAAAG GTGTACTTTACTCCAGAAGAAGTGAATGCTTGTATTGTAACATGTGGAGGTCTCTGCCCGGGCCTAAACACAGTGATTAGGGAGATTGTGCATAGCCTTGATTATATGTATGGTGCCACCAAAGTGCTGGGAATTGAT GGAGGCTACAGGGGATTCTATTCAAAGAATACCAAACCCTTGTCACCTAAGATTGTAAACGACATACATAAGCGTGGTGGGACCATCCTGGGAACTTCCCGAGGTGGTCATGATACCACGAAGATCGTTGACAGCATTCAGGACCGTGGAATTAATCAG GTTTACATAATTGGAGGGGATGGCACCCAGAAAGGAGCAGCTGTTATATATGAG GAAATTAGGAAGCGGGGTTTAAAGGTTATAGTTGCTGGAATTCCCAAGACAATTGACAATGACATATCG GTTATTGACAAATCATTCGGTTTTGATACTGCTGTAGAGGAAGCTCAGCGTGCCATTAATGCTGCACATGTCGAGGCTGAGAGTGCAGAAAATGGAATTGGTGTAGTGAAACTTATGGGCCGCTACAGTG GATTTATTGCAATGTATGCGACGCTGGCCAGCCGAGATGTTGACTGCTGCTTGATACCCGAGTCACCATTTTATTTAGAAGGACAAGGTGGACTTTTCGAGTATATTACGAAGAGGCTTAAAGAAAATGGACACATGGTCATTGTTGTTGCTGAAGGAGCAGGAATGGATCTTCTCAGTGCTAAAAATGAACAGGATGCTTCAGGGAACAAGCTACTTCAAGACATCGGCTTGTGGCTTTCTCAGAGAATTAAG GAACACTTTTCAAAGCAACAAAAACTTCCTATCACTCTGAAATACATAG ATCCAACTTACATGATCCGTGCTATTCCGAGCAATGCATCTGATAATGTGTACTGCACACTTCTTGCTCAAAGTGCCGTTCATGGAGCGATGTCAGGTTTCACGGGCTTCACAAGTGGGCTTGTAAATGGCCGGCACACATACATTCCGTTCAAT CGTATTACTGAGCAGCAAAACAAGGTTGTGATAACTGACAGGATGTGGGCGAGGCTTCTCTCTTCGACTAACCAACCGAGCTTCCTTGGTCGTAAACAGCTCGACGAAGCCAAGAAAGAGCAAGAGTCTCAATCCCAACTGATGGACGATGCAGCGATTATCGCAGACGCCAAAACAGGTAATagaatcaagaaataa
- the LOC121782123 gene encoding histidine-containing phosphotransfer protein 4-like isoform X1, with translation MERQAAYLRNALFDQGYLDEQFLQLEDLQDETNPHFVEEVVKLFYTDSVRLIQSIELTLKNTPRDFEKLDKIMHQFKGSSTSIGAKKVKKECTQFQEYCNVGNVEGCIREFQEVKQEHAALKRKLEHYFQVFHVVHLAREAR, from the exons ATGGAACGCCAAGCTGCCTATTTGAGGAATGCTTTATTTGATCAG GGATATCTTGATGAACAGTTCCTTCAACTGGAAGATTTGCAAGATGAAACCAACCCTCACTTTGTTGAAGAAGTGGTCAAGCTATTCTACACTGACTCGGTCCGACTAATACAAAGCATTGAACTGACACT AAAAAACACCCCTCGGGACTTCGAGAAACTGGATAAGATCATGCATCAGTTCAAGGGTAGCAGCACTAG CATTGGCGCCAAAAAGGTCAAGAAGGAATGCACACAATTTCAAGAATACTGCAATGTTGGCAACGTGGAAGG GTGCATTAGGGAATTCCAAGAGGTAAAACAAGAGCATGCAGCCCTCAAGAGGAAGCTTGAGCATTATTTTCAGGTCTTTCACGTTGTGCAT CTTGCAAGAGAAGCTCGTTAA